In one window of Gossypium arboreum isolate Shixiya-1 chromosome 4, ASM2569848v2, whole genome shotgun sequence DNA:
- the LOC108457813 gene encoding glucan endo-1,3-beta-glucosidase 5, with protein MKYHCRRRPQERKMSVPTIVSPPLLVSVAVMTVMFSGLVSVAESAIGVNWGTISFHKLKPSTVVDLLKDNKIQKVKLFEADPLVLRALMGSGIQVMVGIPNEMLAALSSSPAAADLWVRQNVSAYVGKGGADIRFIAVGNEPFLTSYNGQFQSYVIPAMANLQQSLVRANLAGYIKLVVPCNADAYEGNVPSQGAFRSELTQIMTQLVSFLNSNGSPFVVNIYPFLSLYGNSEFPQDYAFFEGTTHPVIDGANTYTNAFDGNYDTLIAALSKMGYGQMPIVIGEVGWPTDGAVGANLTAAEVFNQGLIKHVLSNKGTPLRPAVPPMDVYLFSLLDEGAKSTLPGNFERHWGIFSFDGQAKYALDLGLGNKKLKNAKNVQYLPARWCIANPNRDLSEVANHMKLACNVADCTTLNYGGSCNAIGAKGNVSYAFNSYYQLQMQNEKSCNFDGLGMVTFLDPSVGDCRFLVGVTDTSASFRPYQRWVVGCILMLWQVWAFRV; from the exons ATGAAATATCATTGCAGGAGGAGACCACAAGAGAGAAAAATGTCAGTCCCAACCATTGTGTCACCACCATTGCTTGTTAGTGTAGCTGTGATGACGGTGATGTTTTCAGGGCTGGTTTCAGTGGCTGAATCTGCAATAGGGGTGAACTGGGGTACAATTTCATTCCACAAGCTGAAGCCATCCACGGTGGTGGATCTGTTGAAGGACAACAAGATTCAAAAAGTGAAGCTTTTTGAAGCTGACCCATTGGTGCTAAGAGCTTTGATGGGGAGTGGGATTCAGGTCATGGTTGGGATACCCAATGAGATGTTGGCTGCTCTCAGCTCTTCCCCTGCTGCTGCTGATTTGTGGGTTCGCCAAAATGTATCTGCTTATGTTGGCAAAGGTGGTGCTGATATCAG GTTTATTGCTGTCGGAAATGAACCTTTCCTTACAAGTTACAACGGTCAATTTCAGTCCTATGTAATCCCTGCTATGGCGAATTTGCAGCAGTCTCTGGTCAGAGCAAATCTTGCTGGATACATAAAGTTGGTAGTTCCTTGTAATGCTGATGCCTACGAAGGCAATGTTCCTTCTCAAGGGGCATTTCGATCGGAACTGACTCAAATTATGACTCAACTTGTTTCTTTCCTAAACTCAAATGGTTCTCCATTTGTTGTTAATATATACCCATTTCTAAGCCTCTATGGGAACTCGGAATTTCCACAAGACTATGCATTCTTTGAGGGTACTACACATCCTGTTATAGATGGTGCAAACACTTACACCAATGCATTTGATGGAAATTATGACACATTAATTGCGGCCCTCAGTAAAATGGGATACGGGCAGATGCCCATAGTTATTGGGGAAGTGGGCTGGCCTACAGATGGTGCGGTCGGTGCTAATCTCACTGCTGCTGAGGTTTTCAACCAAGGCCTCATTAAGCATGTGTTAAGCAACAAAGGAACCCCTCTAAGGCCGGCTGTTCCACCCATGGATGTTTATCTTTTCAGTTTACTTGATGAAGGGGCAAAGAGCACCCTTCCAGGGAACTTTGAAAGGCACTGGGGAATTTTCTCCTTTGATGGCCAGGCTAAATACGCACTAGACCTTGGTTTGGGAAACAAGAAACTAAAAAACGCCAAGAATGTTCAGTATCTCCCGGCTAGATGGTGTATTGCCAACCCGAATAGGGATCTCTCTGAAGTGGCAAATCACATGAAGCTTGCTTGTAATGTCGCAGATTGCACCACGCTCAACTACGGGGGATCATGTAATGCAATTGGAGCAAAAGGAAATGTGTCATATGCATTCAACAGTTACTATCAGCTGCAAATGCAGAATGAAAAAAGTTGTAATTTTGATGGACTTGGTATGGTCACTTTTCTGGACCCTTCTGTTGGTGATTGCAGGTTTCTTGTTGGTGTGACTGATACTAGTGCAAGTTTTAGACCATATCAAAGGTGGGTTGTCGGCTGTATTTTGATGTTATGGCAAGTCTGGGCCTTTAGGGTGTGA